Proteins from one Coleofasciculus chthonoplastes PCC 7420 genomic window:
- a CDS encoding RNA-guided endonuclease InsQ/TnpB family protein yields the protein MRHQAIKVRLYPTTEQQVILAQHFGCSRWWWNYALNLCIETYQLTGKGLTRSALNAFLPKLKKQEETEWLSECYSQVLQATTLNLVAAYKNFFEGRARYPRFKAKRNKQSIQYPQSVKVVDGCLKFPGRVGVVKTKIHRPIEGTIKTVTVSMTPSGKYFASVLTEVEGDNPPVSTLASRSEGKIAGIDLGLKDFAIVNDGVKTSKFDNPKHLAKHERNLKRKQQKLDRKEKGSKSRDQARKLVARVHERVSNVRQDYLHKLSRKLVDENQVIVVESLNTKGMVRNHKLAKAISDVGWGMFVNFISYKLEKEGKVLVEIDRWFPSSKLCSNCHYQVDEMPLEVRSWTCPSCGTHHDRDGNASANIRAEGVRMLRQAQQHLSVSGTGTADGGGDVRPKLGRKSKLTQSPAKPEAQASTK from the coding sequence ATGCGACATCAAGCCATCAAAGTTAGGCTATATCCGACAACTGAACAACAAGTGATACTAGCTCAACACTTTGGCTGTAGTCGCTGGTGGTGGAATTATGCACTCAATTTGTGCATTGAAACTTACCAGTTAACGGGTAAAGGCTTGACACGTTCAGCATTAAACGCATTTTTGCCTAAGCTCAAGAAACAGGAGGAAACCGAATGGTTATCTGAATGCTATTCTCAAGTTTTGCAAGCTACCACACTAAACCTGGTAGCTGCCTACAAAAACTTTTTCGAGGGTAGAGCTAGATACCCAAGGTTCAAGGCTAAAAGGAATAAGCAATCCATTCAGTATCCTCAGTCGGTTAAAGTTGTTGATGGTTGCCTCAAGTTTCCCGGTCGTGTTGGCGTAGTCAAAACTAAAATACACCGACCAATTGAAGGAACTATCAAGACAGTAACGGTTAGCATGACGCCATCGGGTAAGTATTTTGCATCTGTATTAACCGAGGTAGAAGGGGATAATCCTCCTGTCAGCACTCTCGCAAGTCGAAGTGAAGGTAAAATTGCCGGGATTGACTTGGGATTAAAGGATTTTGCCATTGTTAACGATGGGGTTAAAACCTCTAAGTTTGATAACCCCAAACATTTAGCCAAGCATGAGCGTAACCTCAAGCGGAAGCAACAGAAATTAGACAGAAAGGAGAAAGGAAGCAAGTCACGAGATCAAGCCAGGAAACTGGTGGCTAGGGTTCACGAACGAGTTAGTAATGTCCGTCAAGACTACTTACATAAGCTATCGAGAAAGCTTGTTGACGAAAACCAAGTTATCGTAGTCGAAAGTCTAAATACTAAAGGCATGGTTCGGAACCACAAACTAGCTAAAGCAATTTCTGATGTAGGCTGGGGAATGTTTGTCAATTTTATATCGTACAAACTCGAAAAAGAGGGTAAGGTACTGGTAGAGATTGACCGATGGTTTCCTAGTTCAAAACTCTGCTCAAACTGTCATTATCAGGTAGACGAGATGCCCTTGGAGGTTAGGAGTTGGACTTGTCCGAGCTGTGGCACTCATCATGATAGAGATGGTAATGCCTCAGCAAATATTAGAGCGGAAGGTGTCAGAATGCTTCGACAGGCTCAACAACATTTATCGGTCTCAGGGACTGGGACTGCTGATGGTGGAGGGGATGTGAGACCGAAGCTTGGGCGTAAGTCTAAGCTGACGCAATCCCCAGCGAAACCAGAAGCTCAGGCTTCAACGAAGTAA
- a CDS encoding precorrin-2 C(20)-methyltransferase has translation MGQVGTLYGLSVGPGDRELITLKALRILKQAPVVAFPAGVRGKLGMAQQIVGQWLDAQQVQLPLTFPYVQDLDILTQAWIEAAEQVWHYLNIGQDVAFVCEGDISFYSTFTYLAQTLQQQQPTAVVQMIPGVCSPMAAASVLGLPLTVQRDRLVVLPALYNVKELETILEWADVVVLMKVSSVYEQVWQVLHRRQLLDTAWVVERATLPDQVIYHDLRDRPTLKLPYFSIMIVNVTQSLSSIRL, from the coding sequence ATGGGGCAAGTTGGCACGCTTTACGGTCTGAGTGTGGGTCCAGGCGATCGCGAATTAATCACGCTTAAAGCCCTGCGTATCCTCAAACAAGCACCCGTGGTGGCGTTTCCGGCGGGAGTGAGGGGAAAATTGGGTATGGCTCAACAAATTGTCGGGCAATGGTTAGACGCTCAACAAGTTCAACTGCCCTTAACATTTCCTTACGTGCAAGACCTTGACATTCTTACCCAAGCGTGGATAGAAGCTGCCGAACAGGTTTGGCATTATCTAAACATTGGACAAGATGTGGCGTTTGTTTGTGAAGGGGATATCAGTTTTTACAGCACGTTTACCTATTTGGCGCAAACCCTGCAACAGCAGCAACCCACCGCCGTCGTGCAAATGATTCCTGGCGTTTGTTCACCCATGGCAGCCGCCTCAGTGTTAGGATTACCGCTAACGGTACAGCGCGATCGCTTGGTGGTGCTGCCAGCTCTCTATAATGTAAAGGAACTGGAAACAATTTTAGAGTGGGCGGATGTCGTAGTCCTGATGAAAGTGAGTTCAGTGTATGAACAGGTATGGCAAGTGTTGCATCGCCGCCAATTATTGGACACCGCCTGGGTAGTCGAACGTGCTACCCTACCAGATCAAGTGATTTATCACGATTTACGCGATCGCCCAACGCTGAAATTACCCTACTTTTCGATCATGATTGTCAACGTTACTCAATCCCTGAGTTCAATTAGACTCTAG
- a CDS encoding esterase/lipase family protein produces the protein MPLPTVILPGFFAGATEYRGLETALNQFGFPTVTVPLRQGDWIPTIGGRSVVPILRQLDQTVKQVMADYNANQVNLIGHSAGGWIARIYLGEKPYDIHGNVTSSVPGFWNAHPAIATLVTLGTPHTSQERWTKRNLDFVAINYPGAFYPQVKYICVAGKAIYGQRRLGQWLAYNSYQQTCGVGNCWGDGITPIEAAHLEGAVNLTLEGVLHSPRRQGLWYGSPEPMKSWVPYLR, from the coding sequence ATGCCACTACCGACTGTTATTCTACCGGGTTTTTTTGCCGGGGCAACTGAATATCGAGGATTAGAAACCGCGTTAAATCAATTCGGGTTTCCCACCGTTACTGTACCGCTACGACAAGGCGATTGGATTCCCACCATAGGCGGTCGCTCAGTTGTACCAATTTTACGCCAACTCGACCAAACCGTGAAACAGGTTATGGCAGATTACAACGCCAATCAGGTTAATCTGATTGGTCATTCCGCCGGAGGCTGGATTGCCCGAATCTACCTGGGCGAAAAACCCTACGATATTCATGGCAATGTAACATCCTCAGTCCCCGGATTTTGGAATGCTCATCCTGCTATTGCCACATTGGTAACATTAGGGACACCTCATACTAGCCAAGAGCGCTGGACAAAACGCAATCTGGATTTTGTGGCAATCAACTATCCGGGAGCGTTTTATCCCCAGGTTAAATATATCTGTGTCGCGGGTAAAGCCATCTATGGTCAACGGCGCTTGGGTCAATGGTTAGCCTATAACAGTTATCAGCAAACCTGTGGAGTCGGCAATTGTTGGGGAGATGGGATTACTCCCATTGAAGCAGCTCATTTAGAGGGGGCGGTGAATCTCACCTTAGAAGGAGTGCTGCATTCACCGCGAAGGCAGGGACTTTGGTATGGTTCGCCAGAACCAATGAAATCGTGGGTTCCCTATTTAAGGTAA
- a CDS encoding cation:proton antiporter produces the protein MEGSFELTLQMVIAVCAGISAQVIAEYLKVPSIVFLLIFGVSLGSDGLGLLHPQELGVGLEVIVALSVAVILFEGGLNLNLRDLGKVSGSLRNLVTLGTLITLLGGGMAAHWLGEFPWSIAFLYAALVVVTGPTVIGPLLKQVKVDRRVAALLEGEGVLIDPVGAILSVVVLDTILNSDAGASAAIVGLGLRLGIGGVIGGIGGWLLGLFLKRADFLSEDLKNLVVLAGMLGLFGLAQTIRSESGLMATVVAGIVVGASSLPEERLLRRFKGQLTVLGVSVLFVLLSADLSIDSVFALGWGSVFTVLALMTLVRPVSVSLCTWNSGLNWRQKIFLSWIAPKGIVSASVASLFAILLTERGINGGDSIKALVFLTIMLTVFLQGLTARWVAQWLQLNPQEKATGAVIVGCNPLSRLIARLFQEQEEEVVLIDTDPEACQKAEEENLRVFQSSGLDVEVLEEAGIESVGTFLAMTNNGEVNLVLAQRAVEEFAPPRVVAVFPRDPQANTTNNKTKVNQAFVSQLPIKTWNKYIVEGQVKLGTTTLKELGLAFQRAHLQALIRAGELVPLLIERQGNLQVASANETWQADDQIIYLLHDPRPKLLKRLSGGSSSSRLAVEKLPEVEEIPISEPVEEKAVKEIANKPKGEKEAKVEG, from the coding sequence ATGGAAGGATCTTTTGAATTAACCCTACAAATGGTCATCGCTGTCTGTGCTGGAATCAGCGCTCAGGTGATTGCCGAGTACCTAAAAGTCCCCAGCATCGTCTTTCTGCTCATCTTCGGTGTTTCCCTCGGCTCCGATGGTTTGGGTTTATTACACCCCCAAGAACTGGGAGTGGGTTTAGAAGTCATTGTTGCCTTATCCGTCGCCGTAATTCTTTTTGAGGGAGGACTTAACCTCAACCTGCGCGATTTAGGCAAAGTATCAGGTTCTCTGAGAAACCTCGTCACCCTGGGAACGCTGATTACACTGCTAGGCGGTGGGATGGCTGCCCATTGGTTAGGAGAATTTCCCTGGTCGATTGCCTTTCTCTATGCGGCTCTCGTAGTTGTGACCGGTCCGACGGTTATTGGTCCACTGCTTAAACAAGTAAAAGTTGATCGACGAGTTGCCGCCCTTTTAGAAGGAGAAGGGGTATTAATTGACCCCGTGGGGGCGATTCTATCCGTTGTTGTCCTCGATACCATTCTCAACAGCGATGCAGGAGCCTCGGCTGCCATTGTCGGTCTAGGGTTACGCCTGGGTATTGGTGGTGTGATTGGTGGTATCGGTGGCTGGCTGCTGGGTTTATTTCTCAAACGAGCCGATTTTCTTTCAGAAGACCTGAAAAACCTGGTGGTGTTAGCCGGGATGTTAGGCTTATTTGGCTTGGCACAAACGATTCGCTCCGAATCCGGATTAATGGCAACCGTCGTCGCCGGAATCGTTGTCGGTGCGTCTTCTCTACCAGAAGAGCGCCTGTTGCGACGGTTTAAAGGACAATTAACAGTGCTGGGGGTTTCTGTACTCTTCGTTCTCCTCTCCGCCGATTTGTCCATTGACAGTGTGTTTGCTTTAGGGTGGGGCAGTGTATTCACGGTTTTGGCATTAATGACCCTAGTGCGCCCGGTGAGTGTCAGCTTATGTACCTGGAATAGCGGCTTAAATTGGCGACAAAAAATCTTTTTATCCTGGATTGCGCCCAAAGGAATTGTCAGTGCTTCCGTCGCCTCCTTATTTGCGATTCTTCTCACCGAACGCGGGATTAATGGGGGAGATTCGATTAAAGCCCTGGTCTTCCTAACGATTATGCTGACGGTATTTTTACAAGGGTTAACGGCGCGTTGGGTTGCCCAATGGCTACAACTGAATCCCCAGGAAAAGGCAACGGGTGCGGTGATTGTGGGCTGTAATCCTTTGAGTCGTCTGATTGCGCGTTTGTTTCAAGAACAGGAAGAAGAGGTTGTCCTCATCGACACTGATCCCGAAGCCTGCCAAAAAGCCGAGGAGGAAAATCTGCGGGTGTTCCAAAGCAGTGGTTTAGATGTTGAGGTTTTAGAAGAAGCTGGGATTGAATCAGTGGGTACATTTCTGGCAATGACCAATAATGGGGAAGTGAACCTAGTCTTAGCCCAACGCGCCGTGGAAGAGTTTGCGCCGCCACGAGTGGTTGCCGTATTTCCGCGTGATCCCCAAGCCAATACGACGAATAATAAAACAAAAGTCAATCAAGCCTTTGTTTCTCAACTACCGATTAAGACGTGGAACAAATATATTGTCGAGGGGCAAGTCAAGTTAGGTACAACCACGTTAAAAGAATTGGGATTGGCATTTCAGCGAGCGCATTTACAAGCGTTGATTCGGGCGGGGGAACTGGTTCCCTTATTAATCGAACGGCAAGGGAATTTACAAGTGGCTAGCGCGAATGAAACTTGGCAGGCTGACGATCAAATTATTTATCTGCTGCATGATCCCAGACCTAAACTCTTGAAACGCTTATCCGGTGGCAGTTCGTCCTCTCGGCTGGCGGTAGAAAAGTTGCCAGAGGTTGAGGAGATTCCGATTTCTGAGCCTGTGGAAGAGAAAGCGGTGAAAGAAATTGCCAATAAACCGAAGGGTGAAAAAGAGGCGAAGGTTGAAGGATGA
- a CDS encoding ArnT family glycosyltransferase: MNRQTFISGRSESRIRKTQRWIERMWMFGLLLAALLLFCLNLDSPPLLNGGEQTINQVAGELTTTPLASWQWFYPTFGDKSYVEDPPLLYWLIALAYKTGNDNTLITRLPTALLSALSVPLFYGIGREIFPSRQNALFSSFIYLTVLPVVQYGRLAIADSAVLCFVMLMMVCLLRSRRDLRWSLVAGIGFALICLTQGIGFGLLLLAIGLIFIAWDTPRLLRSGYWWLGWILGIIPGLVWYTLPWLEGQAFLTANLIQESLQPFWHSVKIPRTLTGYYDYLLEFLKFSVPWLLFASYGLGLAWTHRNWGWAKFVLVWTGVYGGAVCLIGSPLSAYSLPIYPALALAGGAQLAAVWNSPRSQSYPRLWVFGLSLMSLGAIAATVYFLLEASGKLLPVVSSSVALTFAIAAILVARRDIQFIFILFWGMYVSLVLLMTSPHWIVS; encoded by the coding sequence ATGAATCGTCAAACATTTATTTCGGGACGCTCAGAGAGTCGAATTCGCAAAACTCAACGTTGGATTGAGCGGATGTGGATGTTCGGCTTACTCTTAGCCGCTTTGCTCTTATTTTGTCTAAATCTGGATAGCCCACCTCTCTTAAATGGGGGTGAACAAACGATCAATCAGGTCGCTGGTGAATTAACTACCACGCCTTTGGCATCTTGGCAATGGTTTTATCCAACGTTTGGGGACAAATCCTATGTTGAAGATCCACCCTTACTGTATTGGCTAATTGCTTTGGCTTATAAGACAGGGAATGATAATACCTTGATCACACGCTTACCGACTGCCCTTCTGAGCGCTCTGTCTGTTCCCCTTTTCTATGGAATCGGTCGAGAAATTTTCCCATCTCGTCAAAATGCGCTTTTTTCGAGCTTCATTTATTTAACTGTATTACCTGTGGTGCAGTATGGACGTCTCGCGATCGCGGATAGTGCGGTGTTATGCTTTGTCATGCTAATGATGGTGTGTCTGTTGCGATCGCGTCGTGATTTGCGTTGGTCATTGGTAGCTGGTATTGGATTCGCTTTAATTTGTCTGACTCAGGGAATTGGATTCGGATTGCTTTTGCTGGCAATCGGTTTAATTTTTATTGCCTGGGATACGCCGAGACTGCTCAGATCTGGCTATTGGTGGTTGGGTTGGATATTAGGTATCATCCCCGGATTGGTTTGGTATACTCTACCCTGGCTTGAGGGTCAAGCATTTCTCACTGCCAATCTGATCCAAGAATCATTACAACCCTTTTGGCATTCTGTCAAGATTCCCAGGACTCTTACTGGCTATTACGATTACCTATTGGAGTTCTTAAAATTCTCGGTTCCCTGGTTACTCTTTGCGTCTTATGGATTAGGGTTGGCGTGGACTCATCGCAATTGGGGTTGGGCAAAATTCGTATTGGTTTGGACGGGTGTTTATGGAGGAGCCGTTTGTCTAATTGGCTCTCCCTTATCGGCGTATAGTTTACCAATTTACCCCGCTTTAGCCCTAGCGGGTGGCGCTCAACTTGCCGCCGTGTGGAATTCGCCCCGCTCTCAATCCTATCCGCGTCTCTGGGTTTTTGGATTGAGTCTCATGTCTTTAGGGGCAATCGCCGCTACTGTTTATTTCCTACTAGAAGCCTCTGGAAAGCTTTTACCTGTCGTTTCTAGCTCCGTCGCCCTAACCTTCGCGATCGCGGCTATCCTCGTGGCTCGACGCGACATACAATTTATTTTCATTTTGTTTTGGGGAATGTATGTGTCTCTGGTATTGTTGATGACTTCTCCCCATTGGATTGTATCTTAG